The DNA sequence tttttaaaataacttaaaactcaaataataacctaatcaatattagaaatttatggacaaaaatcaGTATAGCACAACTCTATTGTTTATCTtctacataaaatcattattttctaattttttttaaccaaacaaataaacttcaaattaaataagatttaatgtgttgaattcataaacaaatttagtaatttttaaaaataattcgaaactcaaataataaactcattaataccataaattaatggataaaaaatagttaatttaaaaacaatttatccaaataagttttttattttttattttttattttaaaaaataatttgccaaatacccttatttttatcaaatagtagaaaattattttttattcttttaacttaaaaacaatttttaaaaacaagtttaaaaaacatGACCATACAGGCTCTagtattttttgagaatatattttaattagtttcacTTGTGcaagtttaaaaataatgtaacaaatataaaaaaattattgaaaataaaatactacatataaataattttttgaaaaatatttataaacatagaaaataagttCAAAACATTTCAACTTTTCAAATAGCTTTGCCAATTTGAGAACTGTTTTCAAAACCTAATTTCTtacaataattttcaagaacTTTAGCAGACAGACCCTTTACCTTTTTAAAAGTACAGGACTTTGGATTCTTTTTGTAGGCTCCTTCAAAAGAATTGGCAGCTGAACATGGTGGCAGGGCCATGGTTACTTGAGTTGAAGCCTCTTccactatttatttctttcctgATGCATATGGAGTCAAATGTGAGGGGGATAATCTCCCTGGTATAAATTATGAGCCGAAGTAGAAGCATTTGAGCAGGCAAGCCTAGTAAAGGGCAACCCATCTTTCAGCTTCCACTTTTACATACTGGATCAAAGCAACCTCTCTACAAAGATTCAGACCAAAACCTAGCTGGGTTTCAACCGGCTCGGTTCACATATTCACCATGTTGCATCTTTATAAATCTCAAGCATTATTTCTCTATTTCTTGctattaacattaaaaataaaaatactgcAATGTAGAAGCATCCCAGCATTATTATTTGTTCTACTTCAATTTCCAACCATATAAAGAGATAAGAGTATCTCAGACTGTTTGCCCAGAAATGTACAAACTGTTTATCAACAAACTGATGGCAAAGTTCTAGCTGCCTCGGTAAGTTGAGAATGAAAATGGAGAAAGCAGCAGAGGAACGTGAAAATGCTCCCATTTCTGTGACTCCTTGATCTCAAACAGGATGGAGACATAGGGAAAGAACCCAGATGGGCAGTACTTGCCAGTGTTGAAACTTATTTTGTATATGCCTGGGTTCAGGGCATCGATTATGCTCATCAGTTGACCACTTCGCCCATCTTTATCTGTGATGGAGGACCCTTCAAGGACCCAACCACCCTCATCTTCCTTGCCAAACAATGGATGGGGCTGATTGCCTTTCCACATTTCTAGACGCACCTCAATGCCAGCAGCTGGAGATCCACGTGCAACGTCCAAAACATGGGTTGTGATTGGTGGACGAGTGCGAGGTGAAATTTGAGGTGTTTTTCCAGCGGAAGCCTCAGAAGTAGCAGTCAGATGTGCTCCAATTATGCTCACACGATCTTCTATCATTTAAGCAAGAACAGCATTATCTTTTGAAATAAGATTATTACAATCAGGAGAAAACAAGTGATCTATGTGGGCGATAGAACTACAAACTCAGGCAGAAAGACGAATTAATGGGCATGAGAAATATTAGAAGCTCAGAACAAAACTGGATGCTGGGAAAAATATCATGAAAACTTTGGGAGGTTAGTGCCCAGCAAGGatctcaaaaataattaaaaaagaaaaagaaagaactcAAATATCAAATTTGAGAGAGACAAAGCAGCTGCTACtgatagaaaaataaatcaatcacaAATGACCACTGCATAAATATCAAGGATAAACCAAGAATCTTGCAGTAATCCCTATGCTTGCAATATTGATAAATAACTCATGAACAATGACTTCATGTTACAAACAGTGGTAAACAAAATGCATATAATTTAGGATTTGGTCAGAAATTGGGAATGTTGTGACAAAACCAGATGGTGTTAGAATATGCAGCAACAAATCATACTTTCTCTCATAGCATCTGCTTGTAAGTAGGGTATGCTATACCTTTCAGACTTCAAATCCAGGGAATAAAGTAGGGTATAACATGCATTAGAATCTTCAACTTCAAGGTGTTTGAATAATTATACTGTTCACTAAAATAAACCTCCAAAGTGTGAAAaggatcaaaatttataaactttgAGGCAGGTCAAACCAGTCAGGATTCTAGGAGACATTCTGATGGGGGTGCGAGCATTTAGATGGTACTGATTTTGGGTAAAAGCATGAAATTAATCAACCAAATTTCATCTAAACTGGAAAAGCAGTTCCAAAACAAAAGTACCTCCTGCTTTTTTTGCAGCAGTTTCGGGGTTTTGAGTGCTGATTGAAGCAGCTTtcacttgagttgaaaaaagcTTGGCAAGACGCAGTTCAGTAACTTTCATTTGTTCCTGGGCTGCAATCTCAAACTCAACTATGGGCCTGTTTGGGTACCGTCTCTGTAAGACAGCATAATTTAGCATTAACATCAAATTATCAACCTCAAACTCAACTTTGGGCCTGTATTTTAGGGTACATTTACAAgatcaaagaaattaaattagatttaaggACAAAGTAACTTCAGatgaattttattcataaaaagaaaaaaagaatgcaGAGTTTGCCAAGCATATCTCATGTGCTTCAAAAAATAGCAGTTTGCTCACATTCCAGGGATGTTTCATTACCAATATTAGCAAAAAGGCCAATTCTCCATTATATTACACAGCGGCTTTTAAGACAAAATTGCAAAATGAATACCAATCAATCCCAATCCTGATTATAACATTCTTCATTGCATTTCCAAGTTTCATTGTTGTGCGATACTGCAATTTTTTGATAGTGGATTTCAGATCTAGTGTCTTGCATACACAAATATAGGTAAATCACACAACCTCCACTGAGGTATAGGGTAATTGCACAGACCTTCCCtcctttttgaaaaattacactGGCCTTCCTTGAGATTTTGGTCAACTCATGTGTGTCATGACATCATTAACGAGCTCATGTAATATAATACCAATATTGCCAATATACAAAAACTAacatttttgttcttaaatcTAAATATCACATTCTTCCCCAgcatttaaaattaagaataaaaaaatcttcaGTTAATCTGAAATTAGTCTATACTAATCACTATTTAATTATAACTAATCTTGAATTAGCCAATTCCAATTAGAATTAACTCCAATATATCAATTGTCTACTCCATTGCACTAAACCTTGATTCACAATCTTTTCTGTCcaatatttcaagttttcaacccAAAAATCCAAATATGAAAACCTaactttttctcattttctttctgcGGCTTcccttttttctcctttattggttttctttttgaaaaaagaaagtgaagCAACCATAGGTGGGAGAAGTCATTGTTGTGCCCCTGTGGACAAGTTGAGATGCCTCAGTCATTCTTAGTCACCCCCTTTCCCCTTCTTCTTATCCCATTCttcaatgaagaaaaacaaaacaaaaaacaaagattgCCATAAGAGCAGTCATGGTGATCGCCATGGGAAGCAGCCATGGCTTCGCCTTCAAGGTTCTAATTTGCAccctctttcttttcccttctcATTATCCTGTTCttcaagcaaaaaaaagaatgaaagaaaaaataaataaataaagaatcagCAGTTGGTGTGGGAGCAATCGTGGTTGTGCCATGGGAGACCATACTTTGCACCTTTCCCCTCTCTCTCCTTTAAAAACCCTCAAAGATAAAAGCACATGAGAAAATAAACAGGATAAAACCCTCAattcccttcctttttttttttctcactttctgaaaaagaaaataaaaaattttaaaaaaagaccctcaaaataaagcaaaaataaatatgattaggataaaaccctttatcaccttcttcttcctcctttcttggattttttttctatataaaaccCCTCAAAGTTAAAGCTCAGAGAAGAATATGAATGTGGATAAAACCAATGATGTTGTattgtaaaaaatatactttaacttttcaaattttctttaatggTGTTAGGGGAACAAACACTATCAAGGAAGGTCAACGTAGTATTTAAAGAAAGAGGGCCCAAGGAGGTCGGAATAATTTACCTATATATATCATGGAATATGATATAGCTATATCACTGTTAGATTGGTCATGGATAAATAATGGGGTGAAAAGTATACTTGATCCTCGTGTCTAGAAttttaagaaaaggaaaaacatatttCATCCCAATATTTGGTAtttacaaaaaacataaaaaatctcTCTTCTTAAGCATCATTTGGAGATCACTCCATAATCTATTTTCTAAATGAtgactttttatttctttataaataatattaataattaaaatttttaaaaatttataaataagtaTTATATTGTAGTATTATATAATAGACACTAAATTATatgttaatattttctttaattataagATACATATTTAGTATAATTTagtgtattttatttattaatataatataatacttatttacaatttatatattctttaattctttctttgtatcaaattgaatttttcagatcaaaatattttgtatcataAATTGATCAACAGGGAAAAGAAAGGTCTTGAAAAAATCGTGTGGAGTGAAGGAAATAGAACGGGTTTATAATCCACAAAATGTGTATATCCTATCCACTCAATGGGATTATAGCATACTATCCAATGTCTACTAATATGAGAACACAATTTTTATGTCCTACCCCATGATCTTATCATGCATATCAAATATGATCTCAAAGGATTGACTAAGAATTCTTATAAACCTATGATAGTTAAGGCGGTTTAGTTGCAAACTTGCAACAAATATTGGAATAGTTAACACAAATTATCATGTAATTATACAACACATCAGTTTGTAAttctattttccaaaaaccaCTCTAGCATTGTGCATCTCATTCAGAGTGAATAGTTCATACTAAGACAAATTCAGCTTGAAAAACCAAAATCTATTTCAGATTTTACCTTTAATTCAGCAAGTATTTCGGAAGCAGTCCTCCCAGATGCACATATAAGGaaaacaaatccaaattttTTCCAATACCGAGCATTCCAGTCTGATAGTTCCTGCAAAACAAGGTGGATAACTGTCTTAACATTTTCAAAGTCAAACAACCATAAGTATATCTTTTATGGGTAAAAAAGACATAAACATCAATTGAAATGTAAATTGTTTCTATCCGTAAACTTGACCAAGAAGGGCCCAGAATCCAGGATTTAATGGAAAGGAGTTGCATGAAAAATTTTGTCAGCTCATACTTCAGTTTGAGTCTGTTTCTTTTCTAATTTGGTTTTACCAACATAACAACTCAGCACAGGTGGACTTCAGGAATATTGATTAGAAATGGAAACCACATTGCTATTTGATTTGTAAAATTGCATACAAACCAAATTGAAGCATACAAACCTGTAAGCTAGAATCAGTGGCAGTTTGCAACGCAGTTGATTGCTCTCCCTTGCTCCACCTACAAAAAACTTCTTCATTAGTTGTTTGCAAATGAAGGTCTATTAGCATATAAATTAAGCTCAGTAAACTAGTCCTGGAAGTGGGAGAAAACCAGCATACGCGTATGCGCAACATCCTACTAACAACATaaagtagaaaagaaaatgcttcTCATAAAGTTTTGGAAAGTTTCATGAGCAAGTTAGTACTGTTAGTTGTCATCTATTATGATGACATTTTGGTGTAGTCGAGACCAAATTCAGCACTAAGAGCATTgaataatgaatttaaattgCTATATGATAACCAGCTCTACATCAATTTTAAGAATTTCTTGACTGAAAAGGTTGTGTCTTTAGGCTATGTTGTAACTGCAAGGGGCTTACAGATGGATGAAGCTAAGGTGGATACTATTCTAAATTGCCCTACGCCTAAAAACTTCATCTCTGTTTGAAATTTACATGGTTTAGCTTCGTTTTGTTGTCATTTTATCCAGAACTTCAGTAGCATAGTGGCCCCTATGTTGGATGTCATGGAAAGGAGTTCAAGTGGGCAGAAGCTACAGAAAGAAGCTTTCAGCTCTTGAAATCTAAGTTGGTTGAAGCCTCAGTTTTAGCCCTTCATTTTATTGTCGTTTTTTCCAGAACTTTGGTGGCATAGTGGCCCCTATGTTGGATGTCTTGGAAAGAAAGGAGTTCAAGTGGACAGGAGCTACAGAAAGAAGCTTTCAGCTCTTGAAATCAAAGTTGGTTGAAGCCTCAGTTTTAGCCCTTCcagattttgaaaaaatgttcCAATTTGAGTGTGATGCTTCCAATGTGGGTATAGGGGCTGTCCTTATGCAAGAGGGAGACCAATTGCTTATCTTAGTGAGAAGTTGAATGAAAGCAAATTGAAGTATTCAACCCATGAGAAGGACTTATATGCAGTAATCCATGCTTTGCAACATTGGGAGGATTATCTTGTTGGGTGGAATTTGTTCTTTATTAAGGCACAAAAGAAGTTGAGCTCTTGTCATGCAGGGTGGGTTGCTTACATGGAAAAATTCAGTTTTGTATTGAATCAGAAATTTGGGATTTCTAACAAACTTGCTGATGCTTTAAGTTGGAAACATAGCTTGTTCAGTACTCTTTCATATGACATTCTTGGGTTTGATCTTTTACCAGAAAACTATACCACTGatttctcttttcaaggatTTTTTGCAAGAGTTGCATGCTGAGATAGAACTGATTATGTGCTTATAAATGATTACCTTTTTAAGGGAAATCAACTATGTCTTCCAGCGGGTTCAATACGGAAATTTGTCATCAACGAATTACATGGAGGCAGACTTGGTGGgcattttggaaggataagacTGAAGCCCTACTTAAGGAACAATTCTTTTGGCCTACCACGAAGCACAATGTTTCTCATTTGTGCAGAGATGCTATAATTGTCAAAAAGCCATGGGAACTGTCCAAAATACATGTTTGTACCAGACTTTGCCTATCCCAAATGCTCCCTAGGAAGATATTTTAATGGACTTTGTTATTTGACAGCCAAAAACACAGCCTGGACATTTGTATATTAGTTGTGGTTGATCATTTCTAAAAGATGATTTTATACCTTTCAAGAGCTGTCTTGATGCATCACATTTTGCTACTCTGCTCTTCAAGGAAGTTGTCGCTTGCATGGAGTTCCAAAGTCCATTACTTCAGATTGTGATATTAGATTTGTTAGCATTTTCATTCAGATCTAGAAGCACTTGTGAGAATACTTTCTGCTCTATTTATGGCATAGGAATACATATGAATATGTACAGGATCAATGTCTAAAAATAGTCTAGGAAATAAATGTCTATAGTTATGCTATCAAAGACAAATAAAACAAGTGAAGAATGCTAGGAAATGAAAGAATCCTGGGAAATTCTATATACAACTGTACAATTGCTACAGCTCTATGAGCTgaaaaaattcttcaataatCTGCCACACAAATTGGCAGATTTTCCAACTGAGGTTTTCAACGGTTAGCCATTTTTGGAGGACATTGTGGATGCAGTCGCATTTGCACTATTCTAGTGCCCATGATCCACAATTGGATGACCAGACAGAGCTGGTGAATAGGCCATTTGGGAATTTACTACAAAGTTTGGTTGGAGAACATCCTAAAAGATGGGAATTTGCCATTCCTCAAGCTGAACAAC is a window from the Vitis riparia cultivar Riparia Gloire de Montpellier isolate 1030 chromosome 9, EGFV_Vit.rip_1.0, whole genome shotgun sequence genome containing:
- the LOC117922137 gene encoding uric acid degradation bifunctional protein TTL isoform X1; translated protein: MDSKMEEKDFLACCGSKKFAEEMTSSGPFANLDQAIDAARDIWFNKVDVNGWLEAFAAHPQIGQNPSAKHPSDTSAQWSKGEQSTALQTATDSSLQELSDWNARYWKKFGFVFLICASGRTASEILAELKRRYPNRPIVEFEIAAQEQMKVTELRLAKLFSTQVKAASISTQNPETAAKKAGEDRVSIIGAHLTATSEASAGKTPQISPRTRPPITTHVLDVARGSPAAGIEVRLEMWKGNQPHPLFGKEDEGGWVLEGSSITDKDGRSGQLMSIIDALNPGIYKISFNTGKYCPSGFFPYVSILFEIKESQKWEHFHVPLLLSPFSFSTYRGS
- the LOC117922137 gene encoding uric acid degradation bifunctional protein TTL isoform X2: MDSKMEEKDFLACCGSKKFAEEMTSSGPFANLDQAIDAARDIWFNKVDVNGWLEAFAAHPQIGQNPSAKHPSDTSAQWSKGEQSTALQTATDSSLQELSDWNARYWKKFGFVFLICASGRTASEILAELKRRYPNRPIVEFEIAAQEQMKVTELRLAKLFSTQVKAASISTQNPETAAKKAGDRVSIIGAHLTATSEASAGKTPQISPRTRPPITTHVLDVARGSPAAGIEVRLEMWKGNQPHPLFGKEDEGGWVLEGSSITDKDGRSGQLMSIIDALNPGIYKISFNTGKYCPSGFFPYVSILFEIKESQKWEHFHVPLLLSPFSFSTYRGS